A section of the Streptomyces sp. CG1 genome encodes:
- a CDS encoding nucleotide pyrophosphohydrolase: MTEPLDLARLQRRLAAFAAARNWQPYHTPKNLAAALSVEASELVEIFQWLTPEESARVMADPGTAHRVTDEVADVLAYLLQFCDVLGINPLTALDAKIARNEQRFPEPEPEGGPDDRQLPEF; encoded by the coding sequence GTGACGGAACCTCTCGACCTGGCCCGACTCCAGCGCAGACTCGCCGCGTTCGCGGCCGCGCGGAACTGGCAGCCCTACCACACACCCAAGAACCTCGCCGCCGCCCTCTCGGTGGAGGCCTCCGAACTCGTCGAGATCTTCCAGTGGCTGACCCCGGAGGAGTCGGCTCGCGTGATGGCCGACCCCGGCACCGCGCACCGCGTCACGGACGAGGTCGCCGACGTCCTCGCCTATCTCCTGCAGTTCTGCGACGTCCTCGGCATCAACCCGCTGACCGCCCTGGACGCCAAGATCGCCCGCAACGAGCAGCGCTTCCCGGAACCGGAACCGGAAGGCGGGCCGGACGACCGTCAACTGCCGGAATTCTGA
- a CDS encoding methylmalonyl-CoA mutase family protein: MTVLPDDGLSLAAEFPDTTHAQWQRLVEGVLRKSGKEVSGSAAEDALSTTLEDGLRTRPLYTARDDAPDPGLPGFAPYVRGGRPEGNIAGGWDVRQRHTALADGAVLADLENGGASLWLVLGEGGFPVDGLGRALEGVYLDLAPVVLDAGRDTERAAEALLRLYAEKGVDATAVRGNLGGDPLGYEARTGTALDFAPYAALAARCAERYPGLRALTVDALPYHEAGGSAAQELGASLATGVAYLRELTEAGLSVEQAVAQLEFRYAATADQFLTVAKLRAARRLWARVAEVCGAPGAQVQHAVTSPVMMSRRDPWVNMLRTTVATLAAGVGGADSVTVLPFDHALGLPDAFARRIARNTSTILIEESHLARVIDPAGGSWYVERLTDELAQAAWEFFRSIERDGGQAAGLRSGRLRTDLATTWAERSKRLAKRREPITGVSEFPLLAEKPVERESAPEPPSGGLPRVRRDEAYEELRARSDAHLAATGARPRIFLATLGSAAEYTARATFAANLFQAGGIEPVTEGGFEASGADEAVLCSSDALYAEQAEQAAESLRAAGARQVFLAGRGDYSGIDSYVFAGCDAVDVLSATLDRMGVS; the protein is encoded by the coding sequence ATGACGGTCCTGCCTGACGACGGGCTCTCACTGGCCGCCGAGTTCCCTGACACGACGCATGCGCAGTGGCAACGCCTGGTCGAAGGTGTGCTGCGCAAGTCGGGCAAGGAAGTCTCGGGCTCGGCAGCTGAGGACGCCCTGTCCACGACGCTGGAGGACGGGCTGCGCACCCGGCCCCTCTACACAGCGCGCGACGACGCGCCCGACCCCGGCCTGCCCGGCTTCGCCCCGTATGTGCGCGGCGGCCGGCCCGAGGGCAACATCGCGGGCGGCTGGGACGTACGGCAGCGGCACACCGCCCTCGCCGACGGCGCCGTGCTCGCCGACCTGGAGAACGGCGGCGCCTCGCTGTGGCTCGTTCTCGGCGAGGGCGGCTTCCCGGTCGACGGGCTGGGCCGGGCGCTGGAGGGCGTCTATCTCGACCTGGCGCCGGTCGTCCTGGACGCCGGCCGGGACACCGAGCGGGCCGCCGAGGCGCTGCTGCGGCTGTACGCCGAGAAGGGCGTGGACGCCACGGCCGTACGCGGCAATCTGGGCGGCGACCCGCTGGGGTACGAGGCCCGAACCGGCACCGCCCTGGACTTCGCGCCGTACGCCGCGCTGGCCGCGCGCTGCGCCGAGCGGTACCCGGGCCTGCGCGCCCTGACCGTCGACGCGCTGCCGTACCACGAGGCGGGCGGCTCGGCCGCGCAGGAGCTGGGCGCCTCGCTCGCCACCGGTGTGGCCTATCTGCGCGAGCTGACCGAGGCGGGGCTGAGCGTCGAACAGGCCGTGGCGCAGCTGGAGTTCCGCTACGCGGCCACCGCCGACCAGTTCCTGACCGTCGCCAAGCTGCGCGCCGCGCGCCGGCTGTGGGCCCGGGTCGCCGAGGTCTGCGGGGCCCCGGGTGCGCAGGTGCAGCACGCGGTGACCTCGCCGGTGATGATGAGCCGCCGCGACCCGTGGGTGAACATGCTCCGCACGACCGTCGCCACGCTCGCCGCCGGGGTCGGCGGCGCCGACTCCGTCACCGTGCTGCCGTTCGACCACGCGCTGGGTCTGCCCGACGCGTTCGCCCGCCGCATCGCCCGCAACACCTCCACGATCCTCATCGAGGAGTCCCACCTGGCCCGGGTCATCGACCCGGCGGGCGGCTCCTGGTACGTCGAGCGGCTCACCGACGAACTCGCCCAGGCGGCCTGGGAGTTCTTCCGGTCGATCGAGCGCGACGGCGGCCAGGCGGCCGGTCTGCGCTCCGGCCGGCTGCGCACCGACCTCGCGACGACCTGGGCGGAGCGCTCCAAGAGGCTCGCCAAGCGGCGCGAACCCATCACCGGTGTCAGCGAGTTCCCGCTGCTCGCCGAAAAGCCGGTGGAGCGCGAGTCCGCGCCCGAGCCGCCGTCCGGCGGGCTGCCGCGGGTGCGCCGGGACGAGGCGTACGAGGAACTGCGCGCCCGCTCCGACGCCCACCTCGCGGCGACGGGTGCCCGCCCCCGGATCTTCCTCGCCACGCTGGGCTCGGCCGCCGAGTACACCGCGCGCGCCACGTTCGCCGCCAACCTCTTCCAGGCGGGCGGTATCGAGCCGGTCACCGAGGGCGGCTTCGAAGCGAGCGGCGCCGACGAGGCCGTGCTGTGCTCCAGTGACGCCCTCTACGCCGAACAGGCCGAGCAGGCCGCCGAGTCGCTGCGCGCGGCCGGCGCCCGGCAGGTGTTCCTGGCGGGCCGGGGCGACTACTCCGGCATCGACTCGTACGTCTTCGCGGGCTGCGACGCCGTGGATGTGCTGTCCGCGACCCTCGACCGCATGGGAGTGTCCTGA
- a CDS encoding YceI family protein, producing MTVTVETGVWQLDPAASTVGLRHKTMWGLVTVKGTFTAVSGQGEVRPDGSAAGTVTLDAASLDTKSAKRDTHLRSADFFDAGNHPEITFAVRGADSLDGEGVRVTGQLTVRGISRPVTFTARLTGASADALTLEAEFDVDREQFGMGWNQLGMMRGLTTVTAGLRFTRTKA from the coding sequence ATGACCGTCACCGTGGAAACAGGCGTCTGGCAGCTCGACCCGGCCGCGTCCACCGTGGGGCTGCGGCACAAGACCATGTGGGGCCTGGTCACCGTGAAGGGCACGTTCACCGCCGTCAGCGGGCAGGGCGAGGTCAGGCCCGACGGCTCGGCCGCCGGCACGGTGACCCTGGACGCCGCCTCCCTCGACACGAAGAGCGCCAAGCGGGACACCCATCTGCGCTCGGCCGACTTCTTCGACGCCGGCAACCATCCGGAGATCACCTTCGCCGTCCGCGGCGCCGACAGCCTCGACGGCGAAGGTGTCCGCGTCACGGGTCAGCTGACCGTCCGGGGCATCAGCAGGCCGGTGACCTTCACCGCGCGCCTGACCGGCGCGAGCGCCGACGCGCTCACCCTGGAGGCCGAGTTCGACGTGGACCGCGAGCAGTTCGGCATGGGCTGGAACCAGCTGGGCATGATGCGCGGCCTGACCACCGTGACGGCCGGGCTGCGCTTCACCCGTACGAAAGCCTGA
- the meaB gene encoding methylmalonyl Co-A mutase-associated GTPase MeaB, whose product MAAIDLDAYVKGVLDGKRAIVARAITLVESTRPQHRSSAQELLTQLLPHSGRARRIGVSGVPGVGKSTFIDAFGTLLTSLGHRVAVLAVDPSSTRTGGSILGDKTRMERLAVDPAAFVRPSPSAGTLGGVAKATRESMVVMEAAGYDVILVETVGVGQSETTVADMVDSFLLLTLARTGDQLQGIKKGVLELADVIAVNKADGPHERDAKAAARELAGALRLMHGKDAFWTPPVLSCSARDSTGLELVWERLEQHRALLDSAGRLTAKRRDQQVGWTWAMVRDELLDRLHADPAVREAAPDLERQVREGQLTATLAAERILAAFEGRTAPSAGA is encoded by the coding sequence ATGGCAGCGATCGATCTCGACGCCTATGTGAAGGGTGTGCTCGACGGAAAGCGGGCGATCGTGGCCCGCGCGATCACGCTCGTCGAGTCCACCCGCCCCCAGCACCGGTCGTCGGCACAGGAGTTGCTGACGCAGCTGCTGCCGCACAGCGGCCGGGCGCGGCGGATCGGGGTGAGCGGGGTGCCGGGTGTCGGCAAGTCGACGTTCATCGACGCGTTCGGCACGCTGCTGACCTCGCTGGGCCACCGGGTCGCCGTCCTCGCGGTCGACCCGTCCTCGACCCGCACCGGTGGCTCCATCCTGGGCGACAAGACGAGGATGGAGCGGCTGGCGGTGGACCCGGCGGCGTTCGTCCGCCCCTCCCCCAGCGCGGGCACGCTGGGCGGAGTCGCGAAGGCGACGCGCGAGTCGATGGTGGTCATGGAGGCGGCGGGCTACGACGTGATCCTCGTGGAGACCGTCGGCGTGGGCCAGTCGGAGACCACGGTGGCCGACATGGTCGACTCCTTCCTCCTGTTGACCCTGGCCCGCACCGGCGACCAGCTGCAGGGCATCAAGAAAGGCGTCCTGGAACTTGCCGACGTGATCGCCGTCAACAAGGCGGACGGTCCGCACGAGCGGGACGCGAAGGCCGCCGCCCGCGAACTGGCGGGCGCGCTGCGGCTGATGCACGGCAAGGACGCGTTCTGGACTCCGCCGGTGCTCAGTTGCAGCGCCCGGGACTCGACCGGCCTGGAACTGGTCTGGGAGCGCCTCGAACAGCACCGTGCGCTGCTCGACTCCGCCGGACGGCTGACCGCCAAGCGGCGCGATCAGCAGGTCGGCTGGACCTGGGCGATGGTCCGCGACGAACTCCTCGACCGGCTGCACGCCGACCCGGCGGTACGCGAGGCCGCCCCTGACTTGGAACGGCAGGTCAGGGAGGGCCAGTTGACCGCGACGCTGGCCGCGGAACGCATCCTGGCGGCGTTCGAGGGGCGTACGGCGCCTTCGGCCGGGGCCTGA
- a CDS encoding ATP-binding protein, producing the protein MAVPSVSAEPPAADVSAVTVPPQSRNPLDVRARITELRLSAFAGHRRAGFPLGSVTLFAGRSGAGKTTALAAYEALARLGGGASLYEAFPDPVARVPQGARPDAGGRRGFRIGCTADGAEGPVRLDIAVQAEPDFRIAGERLTAGGVVLLETALRDPGRRTVQAAWHTAGSAPVTRAPLPDDRLGTALLPLRVAGKTDGQRQVLAAAEQMVVALRSVFPCDPRPECMRTPVPTGSGRLLSGCDNLADVLWRTRAECVRRHGLLVEALHAGCAGPVTDLVAEPLPDGTVRALLDRGDGLRAELARLGDGELRYLALTLVLLTGPGVLALDAPGEVPDALRTLTVLADGFDRGLDPCQRRELLRTAARMGERGHIRCVGAVSDASWATGVEGVSVVHLDA; encoded by the coding sequence ATGGCCGTGCCTTCCGTGTCCGCTGAGCCTCCCGCGGCCGACGTGTCCGCCGTGACCGTCCCCCCGCAGTCCCGCAACCCCCTCGACGTCCGGGCCAGGATCACCGAGCTGCGGCTGTCGGCCTTCGCCGGGCATCGGCGGGCCGGGTTTCCGCTGGGGTCCGTCACCCTGTTCGCGGGGCGCAGCGGCGCGGGGAAGACGACCGCGCTCGCGGCGTACGAGGCGCTCGCCCGGCTCGGCGGCGGAGCCTCGCTCTACGAGGCGTTCCCGGACCCGGTCGCCCGCGTGCCGCAGGGGGCACGCCCCGACGCCGGCGGCCGGCGGGGCTTCCGGATCGGGTGTACGGCCGACGGCGCCGAAGGACCGGTCCGGCTCGACATCGCCGTACAGGCCGAGCCCGACTTCAGGATCGCGGGGGAGCGGCTGACCGCGGGCGGGGTGGTCCTGCTGGAGACCGCGCTGCGTGACCCCGGGCGCCGGACCGTGCAGGCCGCCTGGCACACCGCGGGCTCCGCCCCGGTGACCCGCGCCCCGCTCCCGGATGACCGCCTCGGCACCGCGCTGCTGCCGCTGCGCGTCGCCGGCAAGACGGACGGGCAGCGCCAGGTGCTCGCCGCGGCCGAGCAGATGGTGGTCGCGCTGCGCTCGGTCTTCCCCTGCGACCCCCGACCCGAGTGCATGCGCACGCCCGTCCCCACCGGTTCCGGCCGGCTGCTGTCCGGCTGCGACAACCTCGCCGACGTGCTGTGGCGCACCCGCGCGGAGTGCGTCCGCCGGCACGGACTGCTGGTCGAGGCGCTGCACGCGGGCTGCGCGGGCCCGGTGACCGACCTGGTCGCCGAACCGCTGCCGGACGGCACGGTACGGGCCCTGCTCGACCGCGGCGACGGCCTGCGCGCCGAACTGGCCCGGCTGGGCGACGGCGAGCTGCGCTATCTCGCGCTGACGCTGGTGCTGCTGACCGGACCCGGTGTCCTGGCCCTGGACGCCCCGGGCGAGGTACCCGATGCCCTGCGCACCCTCACCGTCCTCGCCGACGGTTTCGACCGCGGCCTCGACCCGTGCCAGCGCAGGGAACTGCTGCGCACAGCGGCCCGGATGGGCGAGCGCGGGCACATCCGGTGCGTGGGCGCGGTGAGCGACGCCTCGTGGGCCACCGGAGTCGAGGGTGTCTCAGTGGTACACCTGGACGCGTGA
- a CDS encoding IS256 family transposase, translated as MTAPDSLPLHALAEDNLAAASPDLLRAMVKTFADALMSAEADALCNAEYGQVSDERVNHRNGYRPREWDTRAGTIELAIPKLRSGSYFPHWLLERRRRAEQALISVVATAYLLGVSTRRVEKLAESLGVTQLSKSQVSAMAKHLDEQVTAFRNRPLDAGPYAFVWVDALTQKVREGGRIINVHALIAVGVNADGHREILGLDVATAEDGAGWLAFLRSLIARGLSGVQLVISDAHMGLVNAIGATLPGASWQRCRTHYARALLSQVPKSAQPWVATLLRTVFEQPDTDAVQAQMRNVLDALEAKFPKAAAHLDAAQGDVLAFTAFPREIWRQIWSNNPQERLNKEIRRRTDVVGIFPDRTALIRLVGAVLAEQNDEWTEARRYMGLDLLAKARLHPIESETGDTVLPTELTA; from the coding sequence ATGACCGCACCCGACAGTCTGCCCCTGCACGCCCTCGCCGAGGACAACCTCGCCGCGGCGAGTCCCGATCTGCTGCGCGCGATGGTCAAGACGTTCGCCGACGCACTCATGTCCGCGGAGGCGGATGCCCTCTGCAATGCCGAATACGGCCAGGTCAGCGACGAGAGAGTCAACCACCGCAACGGCTACCGCCCGCGCGAGTGGGACACGAGGGCGGGCACGATCGAACTGGCCATCCCCAAGCTGCGCAGCGGGAGTTACTTCCCGCACTGGCTGCTGGAACGCAGGCGGCGGGCCGAGCAGGCCCTCATCAGCGTGGTCGCCACCGCCTACCTGCTCGGTGTCTCGACCCGCCGAGTGGAAAAGCTCGCCGAGAGCCTCGGCGTCACCCAGCTATCGAAGTCCCAGGTCAGCGCCATGGCCAAGCACCTGGACGAACAGGTCACAGCCTTCCGTAACCGCCCCCTGGACGCCGGCCCCTACGCGTTCGTCTGGGTGGACGCACTCACGCAGAAAGTCCGCGAGGGCGGCCGCATCATCAACGTCCACGCACTGATCGCGGTCGGCGTAAATGCCGACGGGCACCGCGAGATCCTCGGCCTGGACGTGGCCACCGCCGAGGACGGCGCCGGCTGGCTGGCCTTCCTGCGCTCGCTGATCGCCCGCGGCCTGTCCGGCGTCCAACTGGTCATCTCCGACGCGCACATGGGCCTGGTCAACGCAATCGGCGCGACTCTGCCCGGCGCGAGCTGGCAGCGATGTCGTACTCACTACGCCCGCGCGCTGCTGAGCCAGGTGCCCAAGTCGGCCCAGCCGTGGGTGGCCACGCTGCTGCGGACCGTCTTCGAACAGCCTGACACCGATGCCGTCCAGGCCCAGATGCGGAACGTCCTCGATGCCCTGGAAGCCAAGTTCCCCAAAGCCGCGGCCCACTTGGACGCCGCTCAGGGCGACGTCCTGGCGTTCACCGCATTCCCGCGCGAGATCTGGCGGCAGATCTGGTCGAACAATCCGCAGGAACGGCTCAACAAGGAGATCCGCCGCCGCACCGACGTGGTCGGCATCTTCCCCGACCGCACGGCCCTGATCCGCCTGGTCGGCGCGGTGCTGGCCGAGCAGAACGACGAGTGGACCGAGGCCCGCCGCTACATGGGACTCGACCTGCTCGCCAAGGCCCGCCTCCACCCGATCGAGTCAGAAACCGGCGACACCGTCCTCCCGACCGAACTCACCGCATAG
- a CDS encoding winged helix-turn-helix transcriptional regulator — protein sequence MRGFGPGDPFLADCPARLAVELIADKWTVVVLYGLSKGPVRHGELIKLIGGISRKMLTQTLRRLAAHGLVRRHAYAEVPPRVEYELTPLGATLIDPIHMLTEWARANGDAVLDALDADPEPVAPRRLMKILP from the coding sequence ATGCGCGGTTTCGGTCCCGGTGATCCCTTTCTCGCCGACTGTCCGGCGCGTCTGGCGGTCGAGCTCATCGCCGACAAGTGGACCGTGGTCGTGCTCTACGGCCTTAGCAAGGGCCCAGTACGCCATGGCGAGCTCATCAAGCTGATCGGCGGCATATCCCGCAAGATGCTCACCCAGACGCTCCGACGGCTCGCGGCGCACGGACTCGTCCGCCGCCACGCCTACGCCGAGGTGCCGCCCCGCGTCGAGTACGAGCTCACCCCGCTCGGGGCGACGCTGATCGATCCGATCCACATGCTGACCGAGTGGGCGAGGGCGAACGGCGACGCAGTGCTCGATGCGCTGGACGCCGATCCCGAGCCGGTCGCCCCTAGAAGGCTGATGAAGATCTTGCCCTGA
- a CDS encoding MarR family winged helix-turn-helix transcriptional regulator encodes MSAPDAHPADQFVCPAAGSGLLPAELRAWMILLAATGAVEQRLRSVVKETLGVSHDEFLILCLLAEQPRTGLRMTQVADLLGRPKTRLTYQIACLQRSGLVTRTSVCGDKRGVQVALTDKARELLGETSALLAGTVRQALADSMGNEQRAAMSALLPDGEMEPSSD; translated from the coding sequence ATGTCCGCACCCGACGCGCACCCCGCCGACCAGTTCGTCTGCCCCGCCGCAGGGAGCGGGCTGCTGCCCGCCGAGCTGCGCGCGTGGATGATCCTGCTGGCCGCGACGGGCGCCGTGGAGCAGCGGCTGCGCTCGGTCGTGAAGGAGACCCTCGGCGTCTCCCACGACGAGTTCCTGATCCTGTGCCTGCTGGCGGAACAGCCCCGTACCGGACTGCGCATGACCCAGGTCGCCGATCTCCTCGGCCGCCCCAAGACCCGGCTGACCTACCAGATCGCCTGCCTCCAGCGGTCCGGTCTCGTCACCCGCACCTCCGTGTGCGGCGACAAGCGCGGCGTGCAGGTCGCCCTCACCGACAAGGCGCGCGAGCTGCTGGGCGAGACCTCCGCCCTGCTCGCCGGAACCGTCCGGCAGGCCCTCGCCGACTCGATGGGCAACGAACAGCGCGCGGCCATGAGCGCGCTGCTGCCGGACGGAGAAATGGAGCCGTCCAGCGACTGA
- the scpA gene encoding methylmalonyl-CoA mutase, with amino-acid sequence MGIPDFSGIELGTPAADGSAEEWRAAVERATGSEEPLWETPEGIGVKPLYTGRDLEGLDFLGTYPGAAPYLRGPYPTMYVNQPWTIRQYAGFSTAEESNAFYRRNLAAGQKGLSVAFDLPTHRGYDSDHPRVTGDVGMAGVAIDSIYDMRQLFDGIPLDKMTVSMTMNGAVLPVLALYIVAAEEQGVPPEKLAGTIQNDILKEFMVRNTYIYPPKPSMRIISDIFAFTSQRMPRYNSISISGYHIQEAGATADLELAYTLADGVEYIRAGREAGLDVDAFAPRLSFFWAIGMNFFMEIAKMRAARLLWSKLVSQFEPKNTKSLSLRTHSQTSGWSLTAQDVFNNVTRTAVEAMAATQGHTQSLHTNALDEALALPTDFSARIARNTQLLIQQESGTTRVIDPWGGSAYVEKLTYDLARKAWQHIQEVEQAGGMAQAIDAGIPKLRVEEAAARTQARIDSGRQPVIGVNKYRVDSDEQIEVLKVDNSAVRAQQIEKLRRLRAERDEQACRDALDALTRAADGKENLLELAVHAARAKATVGEISDALEKVYGRHASQIRTISGVYRNEAGQSPNVDRTRALVDAFDEAEGRRPRILVAKMGQDGHDRGQKVIATAFADLGFDVDVGPLFQTPEEVARQAVEADVHVVGVSSLAAGHLTLVPALREKLAEEGREDIMVVVGGVIPPQDVSTLLEMGAAAVFGPGTVIPDAAYDLVKRLSADLGHEL; translated from the coding sequence ATGGGAATCCCCGACTTCTCCGGCATCGAGCTGGGGACGCCGGCCGCCGACGGCAGTGCCGAGGAATGGCGTGCGGCCGTCGAGCGGGCGACCGGGAGCGAAGAGCCGCTGTGGGAGACCCCGGAGGGCATCGGGGTCAAGCCGCTGTACACCGGCCGTGACCTGGAGGGCCTGGACTTCCTGGGCACCTACCCGGGCGCCGCGCCGTACCTGCGCGGGCCGTACCCGACGATGTACGTCAACCAGCCCTGGACGATCCGCCAGTACGCGGGCTTCTCCACCGCCGAGGAGTCCAACGCGTTCTACCGGCGCAATCTGGCGGCCGGCCAGAAGGGCCTGTCGGTCGCCTTCGACCTGCCCACGCACCGGGGCTACGACAGCGACCACCCGCGCGTGACCGGTGACGTCGGCATGGCGGGCGTGGCGATCGACTCGATCTACGACATGCGCCAGCTGTTCGACGGCATCCCGCTGGACAAGATGACCGTGTCGATGACGATGAACGGCGCCGTGCTGCCGGTGCTGGCGCTGTACATCGTGGCGGCGGAGGAGCAGGGTGTACCGCCCGAGAAGCTGGCCGGGACCATCCAGAACGACATCCTCAAGGAGTTCATGGTCCGCAACACCTACATCTATCCGCCGAAGCCGTCGATGCGGATCATCTCCGACATCTTCGCCTTCACCTCACAGCGGATGCCCCGCTACAACTCGATCTCCATCTCCGGCTACCACATCCAGGAGGCCGGCGCCACGGCCGACCTGGAGCTGGCGTACACGCTCGCGGACGGCGTCGAGTACATCCGGGCGGGCCGGGAGGCGGGCCTGGACGTGGACGCGTTCGCACCCCGCCTGTCCTTCTTCTGGGCGATCGGCATGAACTTCTTCATGGAGATCGCCAAGATGCGCGCGGCGAGGCTCCTGTGGTCCAAGCTGGTCTCGCAGTTCGAGCCGAAGAACACCAAGTCCCTGTCCCTGCGCACCCATTCGCAGACCTCGGGCTGGTCACTGACCGCGCAGGACGTGTTCAACAACGTCACGCGTACGGCCGTGGAGGCGATGGCGGCGACCCAGGGCCACACCCAGTCGCTGCACACCAACGCCCTGGACGAGGCCCTCGCCCTGCCGACCGACTTCTCCGCGCGCATCGCCCGCAACACGCAGCTGCTCATCCAGCAGGAGTCGGGCACCACCCGGGTCATCGACCCGTGGGGCGGCAGCGCCTATGTGGAGAAGCTGACCTACGACCTCGCCCGCAAGGCCTGGCAGCACATCCAGGAGGTCGAGCAGGCGGGCGGCATGGCGCAGGCCATCGACGCCGGCATCCCGAAGCTGCGCGTGGAGGAGGCGGCGGCCCGTACGCAGGCGCGCATCGACTCCGGCCGGCAGCCGGTGATCGGCGTCAACAAGTACCGCGTGGACAGCGACGAGCAGATCGAGGTCCTCAAGGTCGACAACTCCGCCGTACGCGCGCAGCAGATCGAGAAGCTGCGGCGGCTGCGGGCGGAGCGGGACGAGCAGGCCTGCCGGGACGCCCTGGACGCGCTCACGCGGGCGGCCGACGGCAAGGAGAACCTGCTGGAGCTGGCCGTGCACGCGGCCCGCGCCAAGGCGACCGTCGGCGAGATCTCCGACGCTCTGGAGAAGGTGTACGGCCGGCACGCGAGCCAGATCCGTACGATTTCCGGCGTGTACCGCAACGAAGCAGGCCAGTCCCCGAACGTGGACCGCACCCGTGCCCTGGTGGACGCCTTCGACGAGGCCGAGGGGCGCCGCCCGCGCATCCTGGTCGCCAAGATGGGCCAGGACGGCCATGACCGCGGCCAGAAGGTGATCGCGACCGCCTTCGCCGACCTGGGCTTCGACGTCGACGTCGGCCCGCTGTTCCAGACGCCGGAGGAGGTCGCCCGGCAGGCGGTCGAGGCGGATGTGCACGTGGTCGGCGTCTCCTCACTCGCGGCTGGCCACCTGACCCTCGTACCGGCGCTGCGCGAGAAGCTGGCCGAGGAGGGCCGCGAGGACATCATGGTCGTGGTCGGCGGGGTGATCCCGCCCCAGGACGTGTCGACGCTGCTGGAGATGGGCGCCGCGGCCGTGTTCGGGCCCGGGACGGTGATCCCGGACGCGGCGTACGACCTGGTGAAGCGGCTGTCGGCCGACCTCGGCCACGAGCTGTAG
- a CDS encoding cell division protein SepF: MECESGRGDPVNRYDVTDEQWEGLAQVVPLRGRDAWPSAVNHRSLPDAETETRRRFVVLRVNVFADAREVAETLMAGAPVLLDLSGAETEVAKRVLDFSTGVVFGLGSGMHRVDRNVFLLTPPGTEVSGLMEGAGASGG; this comes from the coding sequence ATGGAGTGCGAGTCAGGTCGGGGGGATCCGGTGAACCGTTACGACGTCACCGACGAACAGTGGGAAGGGCTCGCCCAGGTCGTGCCGTTGCGGGGCCGGGACGCCTGGCCGTCCGCGGTGAACCACCGCTCGCTGCCGGACGCCGAGACGGAGACCCGGCGCCGGTTCGTGGTCCTGCGGGTCAACGTCTTCGCGGACGCCCGTGAGGTCGCCGAGACCCTGATGGCCGGCGCGCCGGTCCTGCTCGACCTGTCCGGCGCGGAGACCGAGGTCGCCAAACGCGTCCTCGACTTCAGCACGGGCGTGGTCTTCGGCCTGGGCAGCGGGATGCACCGCGTCGACCGCAATGTGTTCCTACTCACCCCGCCCGGCACCGAGGTCAGCGGGCTGATGGAGGGCGCCGGCGCCTCCGGCGGCTGA
- a CDS encoding NADP-dependent oxidoreductase, protein MRVITQQTLGGPEVLTIVDAPEPQPLPTEVLVRVKAIGLNPLEARLRAGEFPLIGRPPFILGWDISGVVEEAPQTWRFRPGDEVFGMPLFPRAASAYAEVVSAPALHVARKPASLSHVEASALPVVGLTAWQGLVDLGGVTEGDRVLVHGGGGGVGHVAVQIAKALGAHVIATASGSKRKFVEGFGADEVIDYTAVDFTEAVRDIDVVLDTIGGDTVERSLEVLRSGGHLVTAVAEEDSELVAKYEAAGMRFSGIAVDPDPVALRGLVELVEQGRLRVHVQETFPFERVVDAHRLLDGGHLQGKLVLTV, encoded by the coding sequence ATGCGAGTCATCACCCAGCAGACGCTCGGCGGTCCCGAGGTGCTCACCATCGTGGACGCGCCCGAGCCCCAGCCCCTCCCGACCGAGGTTCTCGTCCGCGTCAAGGCGATCGGGCTGAACCCGCTGGAGGCGCGCCTGCGCGCCGGCGAGTTCCCGCTGATCGGCCGGCCGCCGTTCATCCTCGGCTGGGACATCAGCGGCGTGGTCGAGGAGGCGCCACAGACGTGGCGGTTCAGGCCCGGCGACGAAGTGTTCGGGATGCCGCTGTTCCCGCGGGCGGCGAGCGCGTACGCCGAGGTCGTGTCGGCGCCGGCGTTGCACGTGGCACGCAAGCCGGCGTCGCTCTCGCACGTCGAGGCGTCGGCGCTGCCGGTCGTCGGGCTGACGGCGTGGCAGGGCCTCGTCGACCTGGGCGGCGTGACCGAGGGCGACCGCGTCCTGGTCCACGGCGGTGGTGGCGGGGTCGGCCACGTCGCGGTCCAGATCGCGAAAGCACTCGGCGCGCACGTGATCGCGACCGCCAGCGGGAGCAAGCGGAAGTTCGTCGAGGGGTTCGGTGCCGACGAGGTGATCGACTACACGGCGGTCGACTTCACCGAGGCGGTCCGCGACATCGACGTCGTACTCGACACGATCGGCGGCGACACCGTCGAGCGGTCGCTCGAAGTGCTCCGCTCGGGCGGTCACCTGGTGACGGCGGTCGCCGAGGAGGATTCGGAGCTCGTCGCCAAGTACGAGGCGGCCGGCATGCGCTTCAGCGGCATCGCGGTCGACCCCGATCCGGTCGCCCTGCGAGGTCTCGTCGAACTCGTCGAACAGGGCAGGCTCCGGGTCCACGTGCAGGAGACGTTCCCGTTCGAGCGCGTCGTCGACGCGCACCGGCTGCTCGACGGCGGTCACCTCCAGGGCAAGCTCGTGCTCACCGTCTGA